One window of Pyrus communis chromosome 12, drPyrComm1.1, whole genome shotgun sequence genomic DNA carries:
- the LOC137710722 gene encoding phytochrome-interacting ankyrin-repeat protein 2-like translates to MGTLRRSLSRRRSFRSGVDMDDRGWTMLHIGCRKGDLGQVRRLLDEGMDVNAAAWGRKSKGVTPLHLAAEGGHLDVMDELLERGANIDARTKGACGWTPLHSAAKERRREAVKFLVENGAFLPDDMYDCRFNPPLHYCPGLEWAYEEMKRLQLESASSGESSCSSES, encoded by the exons ATGGGTACGCTCAGGCGGAGCTTGTCGCGGCGGCGGTCGTTTAGGTCCGGTGTGGATATGGATGATAGAGGATGGACTATGCTGCACATTGGTTGTCGAAAGGGTGATCTTGGACAG GTGAGGCGGCTTCTTGACGAGGGAATGGATGTGAATGCTGCTGCTTGGGGTCGCAAATCAAAAGGGGTTACCCCTCTCCACCTAGCTGCTGAGGGTGGCCATTTAGATGTTATGGATGAATTACTTGAGCGTGGAGCTAACATTGATGCCAGAACTAAGGGTGCTTGTGGCT GGACTCCGCTTCACAGTGCAGCCAAAGAGAGGAGGAGGGAAGCAGTGAAATTTCTGGTAGAAAATGGAGCATTCTTGCCAGATGACATGTAtgattgtaggtttaaccctcCACTCCATTACTGCCCTGGTCTTGAGTGGGCTTATGAGGAGATGAAGCGTCTTCAGCTAGAAAGTGCATCGTCAGGGGAGAGCTCGTGCAGCTCTGAAAGCTAA